A single window of Electrophorus electricus isolate fEleEle1 chromosome 16, fEleEle1.pri, whole genome shotgun sequence DNA harbors:
- the lpar2b gene encoding lysophosphatidic acid receptor 2b isoform X1: MASTTAAPPVCYYDSNVSFFYLNVNKTIPEEWRPQDYVVVGLGLTVCVFIILTNILVMSAIFMNRRFHYPIYYLLGNLAAADLFAGIAYMHLMFHTGPWTKKLSIYQWFLRQGLIDTSLTASVINLMAIALERHQTIFTMQLHSSMTNRRVILLILAIWLIAIVMGLVPTMGWNCMCDLQNCSKMAPLYSRSYLVFWAVLNLFSFTVMVVVYTRIFIYVRRKNLRMSQHTSQTKHKETVVSLMRTVFMILGCFVICWTPGLVLLLLDGVNCGCGVLTYEKYMLVLAEFNSLMNPIIYSYRDQDMRRTFKRILCCLWPRAGGRGQHAGVRFNTLEQETIRLQSGVPPQQPKGPQLVLRNAEDLHHSVHI; the protein is encoded by the exons ATGGCGTCAACGACAGCTGCCCCACCAGTTTGCTATTATGACAGCAATGTGTCTTTCTTCTACTTAAATGTGAACAAAACCATCCCAGAGGAGTGGCGTCCACAGGACTATGTGGTGGTCGGCCTTGGACTGACTGTCTGTGtcttcatcatcctcaccaACATCCTGGTTATGTCAGCTATATTTATGAACCGGCGATTCCATTACCCCATCTACTATCTGCTGGGGAATCTGGCAGCCGCTGACCTGTTTGCTGGCATCGCATACATGCACCTGATGTTCCACACTGGCCCATGGACAAAGAAGCTCTCCATATACCAGTGGTTCCTCCGACAG GGATTGATTGACACAAGTCTGACGGCTTCAGTCATAAACCTGATGGCCATCGCTCTGGAGCGGCACCAGACCATCTTCACCATGCAGCTGCACAGCAGTATGACCAACCGCCGcgtcatcctcctcatcctcgcAATCTGGCTCATCGCCATAGTGATGGGGCTGGTGCCCACCATGGGGTGGAACTGCATGTGTGATCTGCAAAACTGCTCCAAAATGGCGCCGCTGTACAGCAGGAGTTACCTGGTTTTTTGGGCGGTGCTTAACCTCTTCTCCTTCACCGTCATGGTGGTAGTTTATACGCGCATCTTCATCTACGTACGGCGCAAGAACCTGAGGATGAGCCAGCACACCTCGCAGACCAAGCACAAGGAGACTGTGGTCAGCCTGATGAGGACCGTGTTCATGATCCTCG gaTGTTTTGTGATCTGCTGGACTCCGGGCTTGGTGCTCCTGCTGTTGGATGGTGTGAACTGCGGCTGTGGAGTGTTGACCTATGAGAAGTACATGCTGGTCTTGGCCGAGTTCAACTCCCTCATGAACCCCATCATCTACTCGTACCGGGACCAGGACATGCGCCGCACTTTCAAACGCATCCTGTGCTGCCTGTGGCCGCGTGCGGGAGGGCGAGGCCAACATGCAGGTGTCCGCTTCAACACGCTTGAACAAGAG ACGATTAGGCTCCAGAGTGGTGTCCCACCGCAACAGCCCAAAGGGCCCCAGCTGGTGTTAAGAAATGCAGAAGATCTACACCACTCTGTCCACATATGA
- the lpar2b gene encoding lysophosphatidic acid receptor 2b isoform X2 has product MASTTAAPPVCYYDSNVSFFYLNVNKTIPEEWRPQDYVVVGLGLTVCVFIILTNILVMSAIFMNRRFHYPIYYLLGNLAAADLFAGIAYMHLMFHTGPWTKKLSIYQWFLRQGLIDTSLTASVINLMAIALERHQTIFTMQLHSSMTNRRVILLILAIWLIAIVMGLVPTMGWNCMCDLQNCSKMAPLYSRSYLVFWAVLNLFSFTVMVVVYTRIFIYVRRKNLRMSQHTSQTKHKETVVSLMRTVFMILGCFVICWTPGLVLLLLDGVNCGCGVLTYEKYMLVLAEFNSLMNPIIYSYRDQDMRRTFKRILCCLWPRAGGRGQHAGVRFNTLEQERRRQESEDSWIACKSFCISSSQLDGNQTVPPS; this is encoded by the exons ATGGCGTCAACGACAGCTGCCCCACCAGTTTGCTATTATGACAGCAATGTGTCTTTCTTCTACTTAAATGTGAACAAAACCATCCCAGAGGAGTGGCGTCCACAGGACTATGTGGTGGTCGGCCTTGGACTGACTGTCTGTGtcttcatcatcctcaccaACATCCTGGTTATGTCAGCTATATTTATGAACCGGCGATTCCATTACCCCATCTACTATCTGCTGGGGAATCTGGCAGCCGCTGACCTGTTTGCTGGCATCGCATACATGCACCTGATGTTCCACACTGGCCCATGGACAAAGAAGCTCTCCATATACCAGTGGTTCCTCCGACAG GGATTGATTGACACAAGTCTGACGGCTTCAGTCATAAACCTGATGGCCATCGCTCTGGAGCGGCACCAGACCATCTTCACCATGCAGCTGCACAGCAGTATGACCAACCGCCGcgtcatcctcctcatcctcgcAATCTGGCTCATCGCCATAGTGATGGGGCTGGTGCCCACCATGGGGTGGAACTGCATGTGTGATCTGCAAAACTGCTCCAAAATGGCGCCGCTGTACAGCAGGAGTTACCTGGTTTTTTGGGCGGTGCTTAACCTCTTCTCCTTCACCGTCATGGTGGTAGTTTATACGCGCATCTTCATCTACGTACGGCGCAAGAACCTGAGGATGAGCCAGCACACCTCGCAGACCAAGCACAAGGAGACTGTGGTCAGCCTGATGAGGACCGTGTTCATGATCCTCG gaTGTTTTGTGATCTGCTGGACTCCGGGCTTGGTGCTCCTGCTGTTGGATGGTGTGAACTGCGGCTGTGGAGTGTTGACCTATGAGAAGTACATGCTGGTCTTGGCCGAGTTCAACTCCCTCATGAACCCCATCATCTACTCGTACCGGGACCAGGACATGCGCCGCACTTTCAAACGCATCCTGTGCTGCCTGTGGCCGCGTGCGGGAGGGCGAGGCCAACATGCAGGTGTCCGCTTCAACACGCTTGAACAAGAG AGAAGGCGACAAGAATCGGAAGACTCATGGATAGCATGTAAATCATTTTGCATTTCATCCTCACAATTGGATGGAAATCAGACCGTTCCACCTTCATGA